Proteins encoded in a region of the Stigmatella aurantiaca genome:
- a CDS encoding DUF962 domain-containing protein: MSERIATYAEFWPFYLREHSKPVTRWLHFVGTSLGLGIATVAVRSGRGALIPAALVCAYGLAWVGHFGIEKNRPATFKYPLWSFISDFRMLGLMAVGQLGPHLERAQAGASLPPAPAASKAV, translated from the coding sequence ATGTCCGAGCGCATCGCCACCTACGCCGAGTTCTGGCCGTTCTATCTGCGCGAACATTCGAAGCCTGTCACGCGCTGGCTGCACTTCGTGGGCACCTCGCTGGGGCTGGGCATCGCCACCGTCGCCGTGAGGTCCGGCCGGGGCGCGCTCATTCCCGCCGCCCTGGTGTGTGCCTATGGGCTCGCCTGGGTGGGCCACTTCGGCATCGAGAAGAACCGGCCCGCCACCTTCAAGTACCCCCTCTGGTCCTTTATCTCCGACTTCCGGATGCTGGGGTTGATGGCGGTGGGCCAGCTCGGCCCCCACCTGGAGCGGGCCCAGGCGGGAGCGTCCCTGCCCCCCGCCCCGGCCGCGAGCAAGGCCGTCTAG